The following proteins are co-located in the Eleginops maclovinus isolate JMC-PN-2008 ecotype Puerto Natales chromosome 23, JC_Emac_rtc_rv5, whole genome shotgun sequence genome:
- the lingo2 gene encoding leucine-rich repeat and immunoglobulin-like domain-containing nogo receptor-interacting protein 2 produces the protein MVDGMSRVMLHTVVSCWQPFLGLALVAVFAGSTLGCPSRCECSAQTKAVVCHRKRMPTIPDGIPTETRILDLSKNKLTMINPDDFFAFPGLEELDLSGNIISYVEPGAFNALFTMHFLSLKSNRIKLIPLGVFTGLTNLTRLDISDNKIVILLDYMFQDLHNLKYLEVGDNDLVYISHRAFSGLLSLEMLTLERCNLTVVPTEALSHLHNLVSLHLRYLSISTLHPYSFKKLFRLRHLEIDNWHSLDHVPANTLHGLNLTSLSMTNTNMSSFPYQALKHLPYLTHLNLSYNRIRHIEGGMLMELVRLKELHLVGAQLTTIEPYAFQGLRGLRVLNVSHNRLDTLEKGVFQSPEALEALLIDNNPLVCDCRLMWILQKRPSIFFGELQPECSTPEGNRGRPFKEFKETLLSYYVTCTKPKIRENKTQTLTVDEGQQAMLRCSAEGTPRPIVSWLSPRRRVLTSRSHGRVTVHNNGTLEIKSAEVQDGGVYLCLASNSAGNDTLMTSLAVKSLGSLYANRTQHYTDPSNSTANGTAGVTLGLDLKTILVSTAMGCFTFLGVVLFCFLLLFVWSRGKGKHKNNIDVEYVPRSKSNGTNVDSAEGQAGARRFNMKMM, from the coding sequence ATGGTCGACGGTATGAGCAGAGTCATGCTGCACACGGTCGTCTCATGCTGGCAACCATTCCTGGGGCTGGCCCTTGTGGCTGTCTTCGCGGGATCCACTCTAGGATGTCCCTCACGCTGCGAGTGTTCGGCGCAGACCAAGGCAGTCGTCTGCCACCGCAAGCGCATGCCCACCATCCCGGACGGCATCCCGACCGAAACCAGGATCCTGGACCTGAGTAAGAACAAGCTGACAATGATCAACCCTGATGACTTTTTTGCCTTTCCTGGGCTTGAGGAACTTGACCTCAGTGGAAATATTATCAGTTATGTTGAGCCTGGGGCTTTTAATGCCCTGTTTACCATGCACTTTCTCAGTCTCAAGAGCAATCGAATCAAGCTCATTCCTCTGGGCGTCTTCACAGGCTTGACAAATCTTACCCGACTGGATATAAGTGACAACAAAATCGTCATTCTTCTGGATTACATGTTCCAGGACTTGCACAATCTGAAGTATTTGGAAGTGGGAGACAACGATCTGGTTTACATTTCTCACCGTGCATTCAGTGGACTTTTAAGCCTGGAGATGCTAACCTTAGAAAGATGCAACCTTACTGTTGTACCTACTGAGGCGCTTTCCCACCTGCACAACCTGGTCAGCCTCCATCTAAGATACCTCAGCATCAGCACTTTGCATCCCTACTCGTTCAAAAAGCTGTTCCGGCTGCGGCATTTAGAAATTGATAATTGGCATTCCCTAGACCATGTGCCAGCCAATACCCTGCATGGCCTCAACCTGACCAGTCTGTCCATGACCAACACCAACATGTCCTCCTTCCCTTACCAGGCCCTGAAGCATCTGCCCTACCTGACCCACCTCAACCTGTCCTACAACCGCATTAGGCACATTGAAGGTGGGATGCTGATGGAGCTGGTTCGGCTTAAAGAGCTCCATCTGGTTGGTGCACAGCTAACCACCATTGAACCGTATGCCTTCCAGGGCCTGCGGGGGCTCAGAGTCCTCAATGTCTCTCACAATCGACTGGATACACTGGAGAAAGGTGTGTTTCAGTCTCCTGAGGCCCTGGAGGCTCTTTTGATTGACAACAACCCCTTGGTGTGCGACTGTCGTCTCATGTGGATCCTACAGAAAAGGCCCTCCATCTTCTTTGGGGAATTGCAGCCGGAATGCAGCACGCCTGAAGGTAATCGTGGCAGACCTTTCAAGGAGTTTAAGGAGACGCTCCTGTCTTATTACGTGACATGTACCAAGCCAAAAATCcgggaaaataaaacacaaacgcTCACAGTGGATGAGGGCCAGCAGGCCATGTTGCGCTGCAGTGCTGAAGGAACACCAAGGCCCATTGTGTCGTGGTTGTCCCCACGTCGACGTGTCCTGACAAGCAGGAGCCATGGTAGAGTTACCGTCCACAACAATGGTACTCTGGAGATCAAGTCAGCAGAGGTGCAAGATGGCGGAGTGTATCTTTGCCTCGCCTCCAACAGTGCTGGGAATGACACCCTGATGACATCCTTGGCGGTGAAAAGCCTGGGATCGCTGTATGCTAACAGGACCCAGCACTACACAGATCCCAGCAACAGCACTGCCAACGGGACGGCCGGTGTGACCCTCGGTTTGGACCTAAAGACTATTTTAGTGTCCACTGCAATGGGTTGTTTCACATTCCTGGGAGTggtcttgttttgtttcctgctcCTTTTCGTATGGAGCAGAGggaaaggaaaacataaaaacaacatagaTGTTGAATATGTGCCTCGGTCAAAGTCTAACGGCACTAACGTTGACTCGGCAGAGGGACAAGCCGGTGCTCGTCGTTTTAACATGAAAATGATGTGA